The following coding sequences are from one Humulus lupulus chromosome X, drHumLupu1.1, whole genome shotgun sequence window:
- the LOC133806114 gene encoding uncharacterized protein LOC133806114 has protein sequence MSLQRMRLELKDHFGIEATNRQLWKARQKAREDGGYDYARSYGNLRQYAAMIHKTNPGSAAIIQSNLVPQPVDHFFGLDGCRLKGPYKGILLSALGLDANLHFYPIAYAIVEAENNSSWKWFLDLLRNEIGDTNKCQPWCIMSDRQKGLIEAVTDIPNAGHRFCCFHLENNMVKKFGTSHLQGLFSAAAETANFENFKRIMERIKEFNHEAHVWLRNIDFKHWTMSKFDPNVKVEHLTNNFIESFNDWIEDHRYKAPIELLEGIRMQQTTMMDARKATTDRWEHKLTPKFHVKVQELHKRARFALVTRVGKEEFQVDYDKKRCVVQLNEFFCICGQWQVRGIPCIHAAACITTTRADIANYCSPYFITEMWRKTF, from the exons ATGAGTTTGCAAAGGATGAGGCTAGAGTTGAAAGACCATTTTGGAATTGAAGCTACAAACAGGCAACTTTGGAAAGCTAGACAGAAAGCTAGAGAAGATGGGGGCTATGATTATGCTCGTTCATATGGAAATTTGAGGCAATATGCTGCTATGATTCACAAAACTAACCCTGGGAGTGCTGCTATTATACAGAGTAATCTAGTTCCA CAGCCTGTAGACCATTTTTTTGGCTTAGATGGTTGTCGTCTAAAAGGGCCATACAAGGGCATCTTATTGTCTGCATTGGGGCTTGATGCCAATCTTCACTTCTATCCAATTGCTTATGCAATTGTAGAAGCCGAGAATAACTCTAGTTGGAAATGGTTTTTGGACTTGTTGAGAAACGAAATTGGAGATACTAATAAATGCCAACCATGGTGTATCATGAGTGACAGACAAAAG GGTTTAATTGAGGCTGTCACAGACATCCCAAATGCAGGGCATCGTTTTTGTTGTTTTCATTTGGAAAACAACATGGTAAAAAAGTTTGGCACATCACACCTTCAAGGTCTCTTTTCGGCAGCAGCTGAGACAGCCAATTTTGAGAATTTCAAGCGAATAATGGAGCGGATTAAGGAATTCAACCATGAGGCACATGTCTGGTTGAGAAATATTGACTTCAAGCATTGGACAATGAGCAAGTTTGATCCAAATGTGAAGGTAGAACATCTCACCAATAACTTTATCGAGTCATTCAATGATTGGATAGAAGACCATCGATACAAGGCCCCAATTGAGTTGCTAGAGGGTATAAGAATGCAACAAACAACCATGATGGATGCAAGGAAAGCAACAACAGACAGATGGGAGCACAAGCTCACTCCAAAATTCCATGTGAAGGTGCAAGAACTCCATAAAAGAGCACGTTTTGCATTAGTAACAAGGGTTGGAAAAGAAGAATTTCAGGTGGATTATGACAAAAAAAGGTGTGTTGTTCAACTGAATGAATTCTTTTGCATTTGTGGCCAATGGCAGGTAAGAGGAATACCATGTATTCATGCAGCTGcttgtataaccaccaccagagCTGACATAGCCAATTATTGCTCTCCATACTTCATTACTGAAATGTGGAGGAAGACATTTTAG